The genomic segment AATTGCAGACGGAGCTTTTAATGCAACTTGGTTGTGCGTAGGAGATTATACTCTCCTAGCAACATCCGAAGGAGTTAACGCCGGCACCTATGCACCAACGTATTTCTTTGATAATTACGAATTGGCCAGCGCCACGAGCATTCCATTAACAGATAATGCAAGCATGATTGAAATATACTTATTGCCTTCTGTAGGAATCAATGAGGTAATCAATAAAGATGAAGTACACCTATTCCCAAACCCAACAAATGGAGAATTTACTATTAACCTGGGAACAGTTTACACCAATCCTCGCGTATTAATAACAGATCTAATGGGGAGAAAAATAATG from the Flavobacteriales bacterium genome contains:
- a CDS encoding T9SS type A sorting domain-containing protein; translated protein: IADGAFNATWLCVGDYTLLATSEGVNAGTYAPTYFFDNYELASATSIPLTDNASMIEIYLLPSVGINEVINKDEVHLFPNPTNGEFTINLGTVYTNPRVLITDLMGRKIMVNRYDNAQVLHVELNAPQGVYLVTIISEGSEATFKINVE